The DNA segment TTGGCTCGGGTCGGCGGCGAGGTGGGCCTGGAGATTGAAGGTCCCGTCACGCCGCGCGCGATCCTCGACGCGCTTGAAGCACGGTACCCGATGCTTTCAGGAACGATTCGCGATCATACAACCAAGCAGCGCCGGCCCTTCCTGCGATTTTTCGCTTGCGGGGAGGATCTTTCCTTCGAGTCGTCGGACGCCCCCTTGCCCGATGCGGTGGCGTCGGGTGAGGAACCGTTTTTGATTGTCGGAGCCATTGCCGGCGGATAGGACGACGAGGACACCGTGCTCGAACTCGGACCTGCCTTCGAGCCCTGCGACAAGCCTTTGCGGCCCGATTCGGTCGAAGCGCGCATCCGTCAAAAGCGGTAACCCGACTCCCTCTTCCGCCTTAATGCTTTCCCTCGAACCTCTACGGTTTATGCGTTGTCTTCCACACGGCGACAAAGGCCGCAAGTTTCTCCCTTGACGACCGATTCTCGTCGGCAAGGGTTTCAAGAAAGTCCGACAGCCGCCGGGACTTCTTCACGGCGTAGAGAGTTACACCGATGGTCGGAATCAGAACGAGCAGAAAGTAGCCCAGTCGCCATATCGCCGGATCCTCCGCAAACGCAAACAGGTTCATCCCAAAAACTCCGGTCGTTATGACGCCGATCAAGCCGACCGTGGCCACCACGGTCAGGCGCACCATCGTCTCGTTCTGCCGGCGCAGCGCTTCGCTGTCGAGATACTGGCTCATGTCCTCGATCTCGGATCGGAGTTCTTCAAACAACCGTTCCGTGCCCAGATGCTCGCTTAGCATTCGAAACAGCTCCTTCACCTGACGGTGATCCGAAACCTCATGGGACCAATAGCGATGGGCGAAACGCAGAAAAACCCCCAGCGTCTGGCGAATGACGCGCCGGAACTGCCGCACGGAGTCCCTGCGGGTCACATCCAACGCATTGATGGCCTCCACGAGGCGGTCGGCGAGCATCAGCAGGGCGGCCTTGTGAAAATGCGGAATCAGGAACAACAGAAAGTACTCGTGCCGGAATTGTTCAAGATCGGTCTTGCGGTCCACGAAGACGCGTTCCCCGCGGTCCGCAACCATCGTGAACACGCGCCCGGTGCACATGAAGCGGGTTCCCGAGGGGCCCTTCCCCGGCCCGTTCCAGTATCGGTCGTAGCAACAACGGTCTTCAAAGTCGCGCAGAATACGCTCCGAGTAGGGTAAGGCCTCGGGCGCGCCCGGCGCGGTCGCCAACCCCACCCGCACGAATTCCGCCCGGGTCAACGCCCCCGGATCGTCCATGCTGAGATAGGCCATCACCGGCATGAGATGGTATTCGATCTGACGGTACCGGATGGCGCCCTTCTTCCCCGAATGGTGGAACACCAGCGGTTCGAGCAGAAATTCCCAGTGGGAGGCGATGCCCGGCGACCGGTACCGGCAGACGAACGAGAGATATTTCTCCCGGTTCTCATAGTCGGACACCGCGAGCACCCTGCCCTCGGAAGAGAGCCATTCCACCTGCTTGGGACAGTGGCCGCCATGTCCGTCCGGCTCCCAGTAGGTGGGATAACAACGGCCCAAACGGAACAGCGCGTTCTGCGCCTGCCCCAACGGCAGGTCGTCGGCATAGACCTCCACGACCAGGATGGCCACATCGATGTCGTAAAAAAAATAGAGGTCCACGTGGGCCACGGTCAAGGTCACGGGTGAGGCCGGGGAGCCGGGAAACGTCACCCGCATCTTGGCGATGTCGCCGCGGCGAAAGACGCGGATCGAGGATCCCTCATGGACGTCCGATCC comes from the Nitrospiria bacterium genome and includes:
- a CDS encoding MoaD/ThiS family protein, with amino-acid sequence MIRVVIPYHLRTLARVGGEVGLEIEGPVTPRAILDALEARYPMLSGTIRDHTTKQRRPFLRFFACGEDLSFESSDAPLPDAVASGEEPFLIVGAIAGG
- a CDS encoding CorA family divalent cation transporter, translated to MSDADKIVRHFRQILLWPLQLMPIREDAPIQKHWELLQKAGPGNPWRELEDEFTGDPGQFQERHYSEFVTFLPYVQRFLYGEGKWSGSDVHEGSSIRVFRRGDIAKMRVTFPGSPASPVTLTVAHVDLYFFYDIDVAILVVEVYADDLPLGQAQNALFRLGRCYPTYWEPDGHGGHCPKQVEWLSSEGRVLAVSDYENREKYLSFVCRYRSPGIASHWEFLLEPLVFHHSGKKGAIRYRQIEYHLMPVMAYLSMDDPGALTRAEFVRVGLATAPGAPEALPYSERILRDFEDRCCYDRYWNGPGKGPSGTRFMCTGRVFTMVADRGERVFVDRKTDLEQFRHEYFLLFLIPHFHKAALLMLADRLVEAINALDVTRRDSVRQFRRVIRQTLGVFLRFAHRYWSHEVSDHRQVKELFRMLSEHLGTERLFEELRSEIEDMSQYLDSEALRRQNETMVRLTVVATVGLIGVITTGVFGMNLFAFAEDPAIWRLGYFLLVLIPTIGVTLYAVKKSRRLSDFLETLADENRSSREKLAAFVAVWKTTHKP